One region of Eupeodes corollae chromosome 1, idEupCoro1.1, whole genome shotgun sequence genomic DNA includes:
- the LOC129953053 gene encoding papilin isoform X2: protein MDLLKYLRAAGLFSCILFVLIQSSSSRYHGKRHKRQYGAHMYLPESYIVPNGEGEAHEWSDWSSPSECSRSCGGGVSFQTRECLSYRSKGMQNCIGGSRKYFSCNTQDCPDEDPDFRAQQCSRFDNVPFDGVRYQWVPYTNAPNPCELNCMPRGERFYYRHKAKVIDGTRCNDKSLDVCVDGECKPVGCDMMLGSNAREDKCRKCAGDGSSCKTISGSFDTNDLAAGYNDILLIPTGATNIVLKEKEPSNNYLACRNLTGHFYLNGNWRIDFPRPMLFAGSWWHYQRKPTGFAAPDQLTCSGPTTETIYIVMLIQDRNVGVKYEYSIPETVSKNFPDTYSWTHMEFGPCSVSCGGGTQSRNVTCNNRLTLEEVDESLCDANTKPNNVQACGTEECAPSWVEKPWGKCSKSCGKDGTQNRTVSCERISPNGSASILNDSVCLNALGSKPAETRDCNRDIENCPKFHIGPWTPCNKLCGEGKRTRKVTCFKEEDGKKKILPSEECSEEKPNTEEVCMLAPCEGVDWIVSQWSGCEKCGQTKETRTALCGSKTGKVYDDKFCLLEKPSLIRPCSSVKCKIQWFTSQWSECSAKCGTGIQSRIVICAEFDGLKLTRALDESECNSLDKPSTEQKCEGDQKDCPGEWFTGPWGECSKICGGGQRYREVLCLANGSKASNCEESKIEFGSENCNTEPCTDDELIPIDTNKSIEDEFESGEDCDEDEDEYDKSELPPTKIKENLEVLEGSDIDITDGSGEGSGETDTDITSENISTVFESTSDSKVDSTTDDPNYTTTVTTLDTTFDSSSTKPTDLFGSTETLQTTEAATEINTDLNTYNPKYTTLEGDLETTFNSGSTTPDNVFTSVATNSDTTESANSDKTTETSNYSTTEDGTPTTPIKSTDTTFESSSQSSEYPVTSSVTNTDASQTTEEVTTSESSTISENSESTTESTTEINTSSTFEETESTTPSTDITSEISSQTSDLTTESSQTTEDTTTSSYANTESTTEINTDSTSDESTTPSSITDTTFDSSSQTTDISMTGSDSSTDTSKTTEESTSSDFTTSESSTISATSDSIQKSTTEMDVDSTSEIEDNASTISSTDFTQTSNDITGSTNVDDLSTSSITEQTTIQDTDESTTIISTQLFESIATDLTTVDIWESEENYSKTTPNSINAVIEMELKPKSKKCKPRKPKKLTCTLSKFGCCPDKKTHAKGPFGLGCPVIKTCSDSKFGCCLDGLSPSQGTKYEGCPTSLCAETLFGCCLDKFTPSEGEDYEGCPSPTTIPPTTNPITTTKENEETSLTTDLTQSSFELSTEPNSNDFTTQQSVTELTDATEGTEEPTVYDENDCTKSSFGCCKDRKTSARGPNEEGCPLCSQEPYGCCPDGLTPAHGELGEGCCLNTQYGCCPDNIQAATGPSFQGCSCANTAFGCCPDNITASRGYNNEGCGCESTKFGCCPDKITVALGPKFSGCPCHTMQFGCCPDGITISQGPHHYGCYCSQTQFKCCSDEKTPAKGLNYEGCTCAESKFGCCPDGITEAQGHKFEGCKNVIESPQKSCGLPKDQGRKCSNFAIKYFFDTSYGACTRFWYGGCDGNGNRFETESECKNTCQEYSGKDKCLLPKNSGPCPGSQKKWYFDSDRNRCEEFNYGGCYGTSNRFDTIEECRAQCSVEESLPPCEQPMDKGPCDGNFERWFHDNETNTCRPFTYGGCKGNKNNYKTEHACNYHCRQPGVHKELCSLHKETGNCGGNHARWYYSESNQKCLPFYYSGCGGNKNNFQNLESCEENCPKSIAKDICEIPAMVGECQNYTARWYWDTKDTRCRQFYYGGCGGNENNFEHEHECLQRCEKKPEELAINEISPNNTPQINSNNAPENAVTSEEKCFEPPKAGDCDKELLRWFYDADNGICERFIYSGCHGNNNNFDSEVECEESCFHVHSTCLLPPLYGHGNETTTRWHYDKPNKRCLEFEFAGLGGNRNNFINEQECMEYCSEEEEASSDENKCNLPLDNGGDCKENILSWYYNKDSRQCEHFYYTGCNGNENRFENREHCEQKCVKPKLKDYSTKPSVTKCESAVEQCRMLQCPFGVRSERGADGCERCDCFNPCADHTCSSEEKCTVDISSDPSSKTKFLPICREVNKNGICPKLSNSSDCRRECYDDADCRDDNKCCSEGCNHVCVRPYQPSLHPTTVTPIASRTEMIQPGESAASLEPKTSKEVEVTSSVGSTALLRCFATGNPPPVVTWKRGAILIDTNNGRFILSSSGDLSIVQVHQSDSGSYICVASNGLGAPVSREVNLQVPVAATALLRRDSSNNYTVGSDIVLTCIVEGYPTPNVAWFKDSKQLFSSNRVQITENPHRLLIFKVTAEDSGYYKCTARNTFSFNTSEEKVLVESGEQVSADCTDNILFANCALIVKGRYCSNSYYRKFCCRSCTLAGQLPGGHPNSL, encoded by the exons ATGGATTTGCTAAAATATTTAAG GGCAGCCGGACTATTTTCTTGTATTCTGTTTGTGCTGATACAATCTTCATCCAGTAGATAC caTGGAAAAAGGCACAAACGACAATATGGCGCACATATGTACCTACCAGAGAGCTATATAGTTCCTAACGGAGAAGGTGAGGCTCATGAATGGAGTGATTGGAGCTCTCCATCTGAATGTTCGAGATCATGTGGAGGCGGCGTTTCTTTTCAAACGAGGGAGTGTTTGTCATATCG atccaaGGGGATGCAGAATTGTATAGGTGGATCACGAAAGTACTTTTCTTGCAACACACAg gaCTGTCCGGATGAAGATCCCGACTTTCGCGCTCAGCAATGCTCTAGATTTGATAATGTTCCTTTTGATGGGGTACGCTATCAATGGGTACCTTATACCAATGCTCCGAATCCATGTGAGCTAAATTGTATGCCAAGAGGAGAACGATTCTATTATAGACACAAAGCAAAAGTAATTGATGGAACAAGGTGCAATGACAAATCTTTAGACGTATGCGTTGATGGCGAATGCAAACCTGTAGGATGTGACATGATGCTTGGCTCAAATGCCCGAGAAGATAAGTGCAGAAAATGCGCTGGAGACGGAAGCTCCTGCAAAACTATTTCTGGATCATTTGACACGAACGACCTGGCCGCAG GCTACAACGATATCCTTTTAATTCCAACTGGAGCTACGAACATTGTGTTAAAAGAGAAAGAACCTTCAAATAACTACCTAGCTTGCAGAAACCTAACTGGACATTTCTATCTTAATGGAAATTGGCGAATAGATTTCCCTCGACCAATGCTGTTTGCCGGATCATGGTGGCATTATCAACGAAAGCCAACCGGATTTGCTGCACCAGACCAACTTACCTGTAGCGGTCCAACTACTGAAACAATATATATCGTTATGCTTATACAAGATCGCAACGTAGGTGTTAAGTATGAATATAGTATTCCGGAAACTGTTTCGAAGAATTTTCCGGATACGTATTCATGGACGCACATGGAATTTGGTCCATGCAGTGTGTCCTGTGGTGGTGGCACTCAAAGCAGAAATGTAACTTGTAACAATCGACTTACATTGGAAGAAGTCGATGAAAGTCTTTGTGATGCCAATACAAAACCCAATAATGTACAAGCATGTGGCACTGAAGagtgcgctccaagttgggtggaAAAACCTTGGGGCAAGTGTTCAAAATCATGTGGAAAAGATGGCACTCAAAACCGAACTGTGTCTTGTGAACGAATTTCGCCAAACGG gtCTGCAAGTATTTTGAATGACAGCGTTTGTTTGAACGCTTTGGGAAGTAAGCCTGCAGAAACTAGAGATTGCAATAGAGATATAGAAAACTGTCCAAAGTTTCATATAGGACCTTGGACTCCG TGCAACAAACTTTGCGGCGAAGGTAAAAGAACAAGAAAAGTGACATGTTTTAAAGAAGAAGACGGTAAGAAAAAAATTTTGCCGAGTGAAGAATGTTCGGAAGAAAAACCTAATACTGAAGAAGTTTGTATGCTGGCGCCATGCGAGGGAGTTGATTGGATAGTTTCACAATGGAGTGGG TGTGAAAAGTGTGGACAGACAAAAGAAACAAGGACAGCATTATGCGGTTCAAAGACTGGAAAAGTGTAtgatgacaaattttgtttgttggaaAAACCTTCTTTAATCAGGCCCTGTAGCtctgtaaaatgtaaaatacaaTGGTTTACTTCTCAATGGAGTGAATGTTCTGCCAAATGTGGTACAGGAATTCAGTCTCGCATCGTAATATGTGCAGAATTCGATGGTTTAAAACTTACACGAGCTCTTGATGAGTCTGAGTGCAATTCTTTAGATAAACCAAGTACTGAGCAAAAATGTGAAGGAGATCAAAAAGACTGTCCTGGTGAATGGTTCACAGGGCCATGGGGAGAATGTAGTAAGATCTGCGGTGGTGGACAAAGATATCGCGAAGTGCTTTGCTTAGCAAATGGATCAAAAGCTTCGAATTGTGAagaatcaaaaattgaatttggttCTGAAAATTGCAATACCGAACCATGTACTGATGATGAACTTATTCCAATAGATACAAATAAGTCCATTGAAGATGAATTTGAAAGTGGTGAAGATTGTgacgaagatgaagatgaatATGACAAATCTGAACTTccaccaacaaaaattaaagaaaacttagAAGTTCTTGAAGGTTCGGACATTGATATTACTGATGGATCTGGAGAGGGAAGTGGTGAAACAGATACAGATATAACttctgaaaatatttcaacagtTTTCGAATCAACATCCGACAGTAAAGTCGATTCAACAACAGATGACCCTAATTATACAACCACGGTCACTACCTTAGATACAACATTTGATAGCAGCTCAACAAAACCAACAGATCTTTTTGGCAGTACGGAGACATTACAAACAACAGAGGCAGCAACAGAAATTAATACTGATCTTAACACATATAATCCAAAATACACAACGCTAGAGGGTGACCTAGAAACAACATTTAATAGCGGTTCAACGACTCCAGATAACGTTTTCACAAGCGTTGCGACCAATTCGGATACAACGGAATCCGCAAATTCTGACAAAACTACCGAAACAAGCAATTATTCAACTACTGAAGATGGAACACCTACAACGCCAATTAAGAGCACAGATACAACATTTGAAAGTAGCTCACAAAGTTCAGAATATCCTGTGACGAGCAGTGTTACTAACACGGATGCATCACAAACAACTGAAGAAGTTACAACTTCAGAGAGCTCTACGATTTCAGAAAACTCGGAATCAACTACAGAATCAACAACTGAAATAAACACCAGTTCAACTTTCGAAGAGACAGAGTCTACAACGCCAAGTACAGATATAACTTCTGAGATCAGCTCACAGACTTCTGATCTTACTACAGAGTCTTCACAAACAACTGAAGATACAACAACATCGTCATATGCAAACACCGAATCAACAACAGAAATAAATACTGATTCAACATCAGATGAAAGTACAACCCCATCCAGTATCACGGACACAACATTTGATAGCAGTTCGCAAACAACTGATATTTCAATGACTGGTAGTGACAGCAGTACAGATACATCAAAAACAACTGAAGAATCAACCAGCTCAGATTTTACAACATCAGAAAGTTCAACAATTTCCGCAACCTctgattcaattcaaaaatcaacaacaGAAATGGACGTTGATTCAACGTCGGAAATAGAAGACAACGCTTCAACAATTAGTAGCACAGATTTTACACAAACCTCAAATGACATTACAGGTTCCACTAATGTTGATGATTTATCTACTTCTTCCATAACTGAACAAACAACAATACAGGATACTGACGAAAGCACGACTATAATTTCAACTCAGCTATTTGAGAGCATTGCAACTGATTTAACCACAGTTGATATTTGGGAGTCTGAGGaaaattattcgaaaacaaCTCCTAATAGTATAAATGCTGTTATTGAAATGGAACTGAAGCCGAAATCTAAAAAATGCAAGCCCAGAAAACCAAAGAAACTTACTTGTACACTATCCAAATTTGGATGTTGTCCTGATAAGAAAACACATGCTAAAGGTCCTTTCGGCTTAGGTTGTCCTGTAATAAAAACTTGCTCAGATTCTAAATTCGGTTGCTGTTTAGATGGTCTTTCACCATCTCAGGGTACAAAATATGAAGGCTGTCCAACGTCATTGTGTGCAGAAACATTATTTGGTTGCTGCTTAGATAAATTCACACCTTCTGAAGGGGAAGATTATGAGGGATGTCCGTCACCtacaacaattccacctacaaCTAATCCAATTACAACTACCAAGGAAAACGAAGAAACTTCTCTAACGACGGATCTAACTCAGAGTTCATTTGAATTGTCTACAGAACCTAATTCTAACGATTTCACAACCCAACAAAGTGTTACAGAGCTAACAGATGCAACCGAAGGTACAGAAGAACCAACTGTTTATGATGAAAATGATTGTACTAAATCATCGTTCGGATGCTGTAAGGACAGAAAAACATCAGCTCGGGGTCCAAATGAGGAAGGATGTCCATTATGTTCTCAAGAACCGTATGGATGCTGTCCAGATGGTCTTACTCCCGCTCATGGTGAATTAGGGGAAGGGTGTTGTCTTAACACTCAATATGGTTGTTGTCCTGACAATATTCAAGCTGCTACGGGTCCTAGTTTCCAAGGGTGTAGTTGTGCAAATACAGCATTTGGTTGCTGTCCCGACAATATTACCGCTTCTCGCGGTTACAATAATGAGGGATGTGGTTGTGAATCCACTAAATTTGGCTGTTGTCCTGATAAAATTACTGTAGCTCTTGGGCCAAAGTTTTCTGGTTGCCCGTGCCATACAATGCAATTCGGATGCTGTCCTGATGGAATAACTATATCACAAGGTCCACATCATTACGGTTGCTATTGTTCACAAACTCAGTTTAAATGCTGTTCTGATGAAAAAACACCAGCCAAGGGACTAAATTATGAAGGCTGCACTTGTGCTGAAAGTAAGTTTGGATGTTGTCCAGATGGAATAACTGAAGCGCAAGGTCATAAATTTGAAGGCTGCAAAAACGTAATAGAGTCCCCTCAAAAATCATGTGGACTCCCAAAAGACCAAGGCAGAAAATGTAGTAATTTCGccattaaatacttttttgacaCGTCATATGGTGCATGCACTCGATTTTGGTATGGTGGATGTGATGGAAATGGAAACAGGTTCGAGACAGAAAGTGAATGCAAAAATACATGTCAGGAGTACAGTGGTAAGGATAAGTGTTTGCTACCCAAAAACTCCGGACCTTGCCCAGGTTCCCAGAAAAAATGGTATTTCGATTCTGATCGAAACCGATGCGAAGAGTTTAATTATGGTGGATGCTATGGTACCAGCAATCGTTTTGATACTATTGAAGAGTGTAGGgcacaatgttctgttgaagaAAGTTTAC cgCCATGCGAACAACCAATGGACAAAGGACCCTGTGATGGTAATTTTGAAAGGTGGTTCCATGATAATGAAACAAATACATGTCGTCCATTTACTTATGGCGGTTGTAAGGGCAATAAAAACAACTATAAGACTGAACATGCTTGCAACTACCACTGCCGTCAACCTGGAGTACATAAAG AACTTTGTTCACTTCATAAAGAAACTGGTAACTGCGGTGGTAACCATGCACGTTGGTACTACTCTGAAAGTAACCAAAAATGCTTGCCTTTCTACTACTCTGGCTGTGggggaaacaaaaataatttccaaaatttggaGTCTTGTGAGGAAAATTGCCCTAAATCAATAG CTAAGGATATTTGCGAAATACCAGCAATGGTAGGTGAGTGCCAAAACTATACTGCCCGATGGTACTGGGATACCAAAGACACCCGCTGCCGACAATTTTATTATGGTGGATGTGGcggaaatgaaaacaattttgagcacgAGCATGAATGTTTACAACGCTGTGAAAAGAAACCTGAAGAGCTAGCTATTAATGAAATAAGCCCCAATAACACTCCTCAAATAAATTCCAATAATGCTCCTGAAAATGCAGTCACAAGTGAAGAAAAGTGCTTTGAGCCACCTAAGGCTGGTGACTGTGATAAAGAGCTACTTCGTTGGTTTTATGACGCTGATAATGGCATTTGTGAAAGGTTTATTTACAGTGGTTGTCAtggaaacaataataattttgattcaGAAGTGGAATGTGAAGAAAGTTGTTTCCATGTGCATTCAACTTGCTTACTCCCACCCCTTTACGGTCACGGAAATGAAACGACAACAAGATGGCATTATGATAAACCTAATAAACGCTGTTTAGAATTTGAGTTTGCGGGACTTGGTGGTAAccgtaataattttattaatgagCAGGAATGCATGGAATACTGCTCCGAGGAGGAAGAAGCTAGTTCg GATGAAAACAAATGCAATCTTCCCCTGGATAATGGTGGTGAttgtaaagaaaacattttatcttGGTATTACAATAAAGACTCGAGACAATGTGAACACTTTTATTACACAGGCTGTAATGGTAATgaaaatcgttttgaaaatcGTGAGCACTGCGAACAAAAGTGTGTTAAACCAAAATTAAAGG aTTACAGCACAAAGCCATCAGTAACCAAATGTGAATCTGCTGTTGAACAATGCCGTATGTTGCAATGTCCGTTTGGAGTGAGATCTGAACGAGGTGCTGATGGATGCGAACGATGTGACTGTTTTAATCCTTGTGCTGATCATACATGCTCTAGTGAAGAAAAATGCACGGTTGATATATCAAGTGATCCTTCTTCGAAAACGAAGTTTTTGCCCATATGTAGAGaggttaataaaaatggaatctGTCCCAAACTGTCTAATAGTTCAGATTGTCGCCGTGAATGCTATGACGATGCTGATTGCAGAGATGATAACAAGTGCTGTTCTGAAGGATGCAACCACGTTTGCGTTCGTCCTTATCAGCCTTCATTACATCCCACTACAGTGACTCCTATCGCTTCGAGAACTGAAATGATACAGCCAGGAGAATCGGCTGCTTCATTAGAACCAAAAACTTCCAAGGAAGTTGAAGTAACTAGCTCTGTTGGAAGTACAGCACTTCTCAGGTGTTTTGCTACTGGAAATCCACCGCCAGTGGTAACGTGGAAACGTGGAGCTATTTTG atcGACACAAACAATGGGCGCTTTATATTGAGTTCATCAGGTGACCTATCTATTGTTCAAGTACACCAGTCTGACAGTGGCTCATACATTTGTGTTGCGTCGAATGGACTTGGAGCACCAGTGTCACGTGAAGTAAACCTTCAAGTACCAG TTGCTGCAACCGCTTTACTTAGGCGAGACTCGAGCAACAATTATACTGTTGGATCAGATATTGTTCTTACGTGTATTGTTGAAGGGTACCCCACTCCAAATGTGGCTTGGTTTAAGGACAGTAAACAGCTGTTCTCCTCTAACAGAGTTCAAATAACTG AAAATCCGCATCGACTGTTAATATTCAAAGTAACAGCGGAGGATTCTGGCTACTACAAGTGCACAGCAAGAAACACATTTAGTTTTAACACCAGTGAAGAAAAGGTGTTAGTAGAAT cTGGAGAACAAGTTAGTGCTGACTGTAcggataatattttgtttgccaaTTGTGCTCTTATAGTCAAAGGAAGGTACTGTTCGAATAGTTACTACCGAAAATTCTGCTGCAGGTCTTGCACACTTGCTGGACAGCTGCCTGGTGGACACCCAAATtctttataa